From the Pseudomonadota bacterium genome, one window contains:
- a CDS encoding substrate-binding domain-containing protein: protein MKKYQKILSKILLIIAIYSFILPSTAFAQHTIKIGGTGCALGAIKIISKDFEKAYPDIKVIVLPSIGSDGAIRAISNGAIDIGLCGRPLKENETKLGLKVIEYAKTPFIFVANKDVNISDTDTSDIIKIYKGEKQKWFDGRRIRLILRPNEEADTLILRKISSEVNNAVDISKSRLGMQVALTDQENADKIESIPGAFGTFTLTQFIAEKRSGIKILSFNGVTPNTENLTNGSYNLSKQFLIVINKDSSALVHKFINFIKTQQGKDILENTGNLVILK from the coding sequence TTGAAGAAATATCAAAAGATACTCTCAAAGATTCTGCTTATAATTGCAATTTATAGTTTTATTTTACCATCAACTGCTTTCGCGCAGCATACTATAAAAATCGGAGGTACCGGCTGTGCTCTTGGAGCAATAAAAATAATATCCAAAGATTTTGAGAAAGCATATCCTGATATAAAAGTTATCGTATTGCCGAGTATAGGAAGCGATGGAGCCATAAGAGCCATATCAAACGGTGCAATAGACATCGGGCTTTGTGGCAGGCCCTTAAAAGAAAATGAAACAAAACTTGGTTTAAAGGTTATTGAATATGCAAAAACACCCTTTATTTTTGTTGCAAATAAAGATGTAAATATATCGGATACTGATACCAGCGATATTATAAAAATATACAAAGGTGAAAAACAAAAATGGTTTGATGGAAGACGTATCCGCCTTATACTTCGCCCAAACGAAGAGGCCGACACGCTTATTTTACGCAAAATATCTTCCGAAGTAAATAATGCCGTTGATATTTCTAAATCCCGCTTAGGAATGCAGGTAGCTCTTACCGATCAGGAAAACGCTGATAAAATCGAAAGTATTCCAGGAGCATTCGGAACGTTTACTTTAACACAGTTTATAGCCGAAAAACGTTCGGGCATCAAAATTCTCTCCTTTAATGGTGTAACGCCTAATACTGAAAATCTCACAAATGGGTCCTATAATTTATCAAAACAGTTTTTGATTGTAATAAATAAAGACAGCTCTGCTTTAGTACATAAATTTATAAATTTTATAAAAACACAGCAAGGCAAGGATATACTGGAAAATACGGGAAATTTGGTTATTCTAAAATAA
- a CDS encoding PAS domain S-box protein, with product MLPEKNVTLVITCLSVIVTSLLVIIFPLGYFYISYLDMSSALKIDAELNANIAQKIINANPEYWQFEKARLYECLSIRPKNGIQEIRKITNNQNEIVAQSAGDLVSPVMMRSYDIMDSGLVAGKIKVYRSLRPVINNAGLIALLILPFGLGAFIALRIMPIRAISRIEKALKQSYSKMEKTVEERTAELRKTNKTLLAEVNKHKLTHEALRRSEEQYRALVETSTDAIITTNGKMEIIQWNSAASRIFGYNKEEIIGKPSDIIVPEKYFDEHISTFNQDIESVLSDLSKYAGKTVSLEGRTKEGIFVPLELTVSAYKREGSLIVTYIVRDMTVRRRLEEKRRELETKLQRAEKMEAIGILAGGVAHDLNNVIGVVIGYSELLLTYKEIDESGEIKSRLMTIIKSGERAAAIVHDMLTLARRGVHTEKVINLNTAIMEYQNTPEYQKLLSFNPNILVNTQLKPDLPNVLGSPVHFGKTIMNLVSNAVEAMPKGGTLTIKTDYEYVESSIQGYEEISVGDYVIVSISDTGEGISNGDLKHIFEPFYTKKIMGKSGTGLGLSVVWGTIKDYDGYIDIKSDINKGTIFNLYFPTTQKEISSETTSIAVSEYMGHGESIIVVDDIKEQREMAASMLASLNYNVMTFPSGEEAVGYLKRGEKADLILLDMIMNQGMDGLDTYKNILTIRTKQKAIIVSGLSETDRVSKAKKLGVSAYIQKPYMLEKLGSTIKESLLN from the coding sequence ATGCTACCCGAAAAGAATGTAACCTTAGTTATTACCTGTTTGTCAGTAATTGTTACTTCATTACTTGTAATTATATTTCCCCTTGGATATTTTTATATTTCTTATCTTGATATGTCATCTGCTCTTAAAATCGATGCAGAACTTAATGCAAACATAGCCCAAAAAATAATAAATGCAAATCCGGAATACTGGCAATTTGAAAAAGCCAGATTGTATGAATGCCTGTCTATACGTCCAAAAAATGGAATTCAGGAAATACGAAAAATAACAAATAATCAAAATGAGATTGTTGCACAGAGTGCTGGTGATTTGGTTTCTCCTGTTATGATGAGATCTTATGATATCATGGACTCAGGTCTTGTTGCGGGCAAAATAAAGGTTTATCGATCTTTGCGACCTGTTATAAACAATGCCGGTTTAATAGCTTTGTTGATATTACCCTTTGGCCTTGGGGCATTTATAGCATTGCGAATTATGCCGATACGGGCAATATCCCGCATAGAAAAGGCGCTTAAGCAATCCTATAGTAAAATGGAAAAAACAGTAGAAGAACGTACTGCTGAATTAAGAAAGACTAATAAAACTTTGCTGGCGGAAGTTAACAAGCATAAATTGACGCATGAAGCGTTGCGAAGAAGCGAAGAACAATATCGTGCGCTGGTTGAGACATCTACGGATGCTATAATAACAACAAATGGTAAAATGGAAATAATTCAATGGAACAGTGCCGCTTCAAGAATATTTGGTTATAACAAAGAAGAAATTATAGGCAAGCCTTCTGATATTATTGTTCCTGAGAAATATTTTGATGAACATATAAGTACTTTTAACCAGGATATAGAATCTGTTTTATCTGATTTATCAAAATATGCCGGAAAGACTGTTTCCCTTGAAGGTCGGACCAAAGAAGGTATATTTGTGCCTCTTGAACTTACAGTATCTGCATATAAAAGAGAAGGCTCCTTGATAGTAACATATATAGTGAGGGATATGACAGTACGCAGGCGGTTAGAAGAAAAGCGCCGGGAATTGGAAACAAAGCTACAGCGTGCGGAAAAAATGGAAGCTATAGGCATATTGGCAGGCGGGGTTGCTCATGATCTTAATAATGTTATCGGAGTTGTGATAGGATATTCGGAATTGCTTCTTACATATAAAGAAATAGATGAATCAGGCGAAATAAAATCCCGGCTTATGACTATTATTAAAAGCGGTGAAAGAGCTGCTGCTATTGTTCATGATATGCTAACTTTGGCAAGAAGGGGAGTTCATACCGAAAAAGTAATAAATCTCAATACTGCAATTATGGAATATCAGAACACACCTGAATACCAGAAATTGTTGTCCTTTAACCCCAACATCCTGGTAAATACTCAACTCAAACCGGATTTGCCAAATGTTTTAGGGTCTCCCGTTCATTTTGGTAAGACGATTATGAATCTTGTTTCCAATGCCGTCGAAGCCATGCCGAAGGGTGGAACTTTGACTATCAAAACGGACTATGAATATGTGGAAAGCTCGATACAGGGATATGAGGAAATTAGTGTGGGAGATTATGTGATTGTATCTATTTCAGATACTGGTGAAGGTATATCGAATGGGGATTTAAAACATATTTTCGAACCGTTTTATACAAAAAAAATTATGGGGAAAAGCGGAACTGGGTTAGGGCTTTCCGTTGTCTGGGGAACTATAAAGGATTACGACGGGTATATTGATATTAAAAGCGATATAAATAAAGGTACAATTTTTAACCTTTATTTTCCAACAACACAAAAGGAGATAAGCAGCGAGACTACATCCATAGCTGTATCCGAATATATGGGTCATGGGGAGTCAATAATAGTAGTTGATGACATTAAGGAACAGCGTGAGATGGCCGCCAGCATGCTTGCCAGCCTTAATTATAATGTGATGACTTTTCCAAGCGGCGAAGAAGCGGTAGGATATCTGAAAAGAGGAGAAAAAGCAGATCTGATATTACTTGATATGATCATGAATCAAGGCATGGACGGACTGGATACATATAAGAATATTCTTACCATCCGTACAAAACAAAAAGCTATCATAGTCAGTGGTTTATCAGAGACTGATCGAGTCAGCAAGGCTAAAAAGCTGGGCGTAAGCGCTTATATCCAGAAGCCCTATATGCTTGAAAAGCTAGGATCTACAATTAAGGAAAGCTTATTAAATTAA